The genomic window GATTATGTACGCATCCTAGTCTATAGGTTTTGGGGGGGTGACGTAAAAAGTTGCTCTATAATATCTGATATAGATGTTAATAGACATCACTTCTGATTATGTACTGGCAATGACTCGAAGGCTGAATGTCATGGTACGTCATCTGAGTTAGGCTGCAGTGTGCCAGCATACCCCAAGGCGGGGAATTGGTCCTATAACTGTGCTTTCGAGGTGCATCAGCAATGCCACTGCAGAAACTCTGAGCAAAGCAATACTGTAAAACTAACAATCTTTACCTgaggatattgtacacacacacaacacctctgaGCAGCTACAGAATTTCTGATCAGACTTTGAATGTACTGATGTTGCTGAAGACTACATTATGAAGTTTTTGATATAACAGGAACTTTAAGCAAGTTTTCACAATAGGGTAATACACATGAATTTCTGTTCACAAGCGGTTCTTTGAGTAGAACATTGTGAAACGACTTTGAAAAAAGATTTTACATAAGCTCAGTCAGGGAAATGTATGGGATACTTTAATCTATAAACATTATTAGAGATATTACAGAGTAGTCCAGAATTAAATGATGGGGAATTTCCAATGTCTGTGATATCTTTGTACATTACAGTCTCCCAAACATTTCCTTGACTTAAATTATGATCTTGCTGTAGTCATTTCACAGCGTTCAATCTGAAGAACCATttgtgagcaaaaaaaaaaaaaaaaacgcgggtTTTACTCGATTGTGAAAATTTGCTTAATATTCCCCTTTTGTTCTAGACTTTTGATATCAGTGTAGCCTCCGGCAACACCAATACTGTCAGGAAAATTCTTCTGGTCAGAATATCTTACTGCTTAAAGGAGGTGTGTGCCAAAGAGAGTGATCAGGTTTAGATCGGTCAAACTGGCAAGTGTTAAGGTTAAACAAGAAAAAGTTATTTATGGTCTACAATCTAATAATCCATTTGTTAAACTTAGACACTTTGATCATCAAACTGACTGGACCAATGCTATGGTTCTCGTCTCTAGTAACTCGATAAATGATAGAAATATTGCTGAACTCTTATCAAACATAGTTTGAGATTTCAATGCGGATCAACATGTTGGTTTACTCAAATTAGACAACTTCATAAGTTAAGGAAAATACTATGGCTGTTTTCTCAGAACACGGGTTAACCTGTTTTTGTAACACGAGTGAGGTGAGGTCGATGGGAGTGACTTGTGCTTTAATCTCATTACCTGTTCCTTCACTCAATTGTTGGCCACGCCCTACAGCGGTTGGTACATCATAGTCTGGTTTTCTTCGTCTGTACCCAGTCCCACAATAAAACTATTAGAAAGCGTTTGACACGACGTGCACTCCGTATCTCTGtggtgctatctatctatctatctatacacacacacacacacacacacacacacacacacacatatatatatatatatatatatatatatatatatatatatatatatatatatatatatatatatatatatatatatatatatgtatatatatgtatagtgcatatgaacgcgcactctcATAAAATACATAATGTTCCTCccacagcaaggattcgaaccttgtaccATTCATGTAGTGACTGGGTAAGCACACCACTCGGCTATGCTGTCCATGATAGGGAAATGCCTATTCGATTATCAGTAAGACTAGTGAGACGAAAGGGGATTCGAAAACTAATATTGGAATAGTCATTTTTTTCTCTATTATGGGCAGCATAGCCGAGCGTGACGTCAGCGTACCCAACTAGATGCTACACAAATGGtgcgaggttcgaatcctcgctggTGGTGGGCATTTTATGACGGGATTTTGCCAAGAGGTCATGACTGTTACGTGCTAAGTTATGTGAGCGTTGGAGAGATTGCGCACGACTGcaatgaaagccagcagcccacgtgtgggtggggATGTCAAGGCGAGACAGCTACCTGGTCCAAAGAAACTTgtcatccactgaagtgctggctaactAGGCAGCCGACATCAATCCCTTGCCGATTCTCAGGCGGGGCAGTGCCGGTATAATATACCTCCTTATTCGGTGCCTGCCTAACAACAACATactatccagagagagagagagagagagagagagagagagaggactccgcCTGCACGACCTTGGCGAGGTTGTACCATCAGGAACACAGTCTCGTTAAAGAGCTTCACACtcgaaaggagtctacattttcctgctactggaattaGCGCAGATTTGgtctgcaagagcctttagaaaggccaTGGGCAAcattatatatagaaatatatatatatatatatatatatatatatatatatatatatatatatacatatatatatatatgtatatatatatatatatatatatatatatatatatatatatatatatatatatatatatatatatatatatatatatatatatatatatatatatatatatgtatatatatatatatatgtatatatatatatatatatatatatatatatatatatatatatgtatagtttaaGATTATCCTTCTTTAGTTGTTCTGGTCGAGTGGATATTgtggcgtgtgggtgtgtggtgatttCGGCGTCCGAATCGTATTTCACAGATTGGGTTGATTTTTCGAGGCTTCGGTAGTGGTTCAGAGCGGTGGATCAGACGCAGGCTTCGTTTCCGCGGGACTTGCCTTTTGGGTGGCAATGGTACACATGGTAGGCTGGGGGTTACAATGTCGTAGCGTAAGGCTCACTTCTTCCTCACTTCGAAGCTCCAGTGGTTGAAGCCAGATCGACAGTTATTCCGCGAGGTGTTCCTCCCTGGCACACTTCCCACATCGAGCTGGAGCAGTTACTTGTTTCTTTCGCGGTTGTCCAAATTTCTGGTGCTTTTAACAACGTAGGGGAATGAATGGTCTAACTTGGCATCAAGTACCGTCGCAAGAGATTGCTTCGGGAAGCCAAGACTTCCTCTTGAAGGTCGAGATGACATCAAAATAAGAACATACACAGATGGTTATAACTTTACAGATGTTGAATTATACACAATATCATtatacttcaatttttttttcaagaaatttttTGTCGAGGATAAAATTTTCATATTCCTTGGCCTAGATCAaaaatgaatttagaaaaataATTGCTATCATATTCCAAGGACTTTATTCATAGTGTATTTGGTCTTAGGATTACCCTCAACACACGAAGAAGGAGTTAAAAGATTTTTCGTTTGGTGGACGTAGTAGCATATGTTGATGGCCTTGTcaaccctggcagttgattggcCCAACACCCATCCGAAACAACCATTCATCTTTGTGTAAGATTTCTTAACGAGAACTGAAACGAGGACGATATTGCATAAGAACTCGATATGTATAAAACGGTGTATAATCAATCATCCATAAAACTCGCTTCTTTGTATTGACGCGTTCCATTCCTGTGAGATATAGCGAACAAGGCGGTCTGTCCTGCAATCTAcccttccatttttctttccctgaCATCCCCTTTTGCCCTCCCATCTAATATCTCATGATCCTCGTCCCTCAGTCTTTGATAATAACGCAATCAATTCAAGGATGGAAAGTGAACGTAAGGCGTCTAAACGCGAAGGTTCGTGCAAGGTCAAGTTCTGTCGAAGCTCTGGCGAGACACGACGACCTTTGCAGTTAAAAGTCCAGAGAGTTATTCTATCCTCTGTGTCGATTTTCCACCCGAGAATGAGAGAATAGCTTTACCAAAACATCTATTCCTCACCGGTGATGTTTCTAAGAGTCGCTCCCGGCATCCTAGTACGCCCTGCGTTTCTGCCACCAGCCAAACTCAGCTGGTCATACCATAGACTAGAGATAGTCAACCTTCGCCGATTTCACCTTGGCTGTGGGTGTAGCTGGCTTCCCTGGGACCCGGCACACGGACCCCTGTAATTAATGTAACCGTGCGCCAATACATCTCCAGGTGCATTGTATCCTGAACTGACCTGCTACAAGTACGCAAAGATTTACAATCCTCCAACAACAGGATTCGAACTTCCACGCTGATGGCGGCGGTTCAAATCCTGCTGTTGGAGAACCGTATGTCTATGAGAGTACGAGTCTGTCATCTATATTCTTCTTCAGACGCAGAATATAAAGTCTTAAGGAGGTGTGAATAGCCTTTGTTATTAAGGCAATCATAACAATGATGTCCCGTAAGAAAGGGTTTAAACTCTATGTGTATGTTATTAACCGCATCCTTCCCCGCTATAAACAATCTAGTCTCAGTACTCGATATAGAGATCGTAAGTATGTAAAATGTTCTATAAACATCAGTGGCCCTTACCAGGCAGATCTAGCTGACGATAAACACTTAGTCGATTGGCAAACAGTTCCTGGTAATCATAGCTGCTCTCTTATACACATGAACTATACGTGATAAAAGAAATCCATGAATATTTGTAGTTTCCATTCGTATGGAATTTTACGGTACGGTGGCTGGAAGGTCTTGAATAACAGTCGAAAAATTGTAACACTTGAGATCTTGAACACCAGAACATCTCTGTCTCACAGTTAGAACAGGTCACCTGCTGGACAAACCCATTCATCTCAATAATCAGGAAGCAATGCAAGGAATATAATTACTTTCTTAGCCTCAGGTGTTCATCCCTCGAGGGCAGGATTTGATTACTGGGATCTTTACATCCACAGAGAAAAACTTGGCCTCCATAAtttctcggaggaggaggaggaagaggaggagaaggaggagaaggaggtgtccCACAAAACTCAAGCGTGTCACCTAATATCCAGGGAAGAAATACTTCCTACTTTATTTTTCTCTCAGTCAATTGCCATTCGTCTGCATCCATACTCTGCAATATTCAGAGACGTTCGTAATCATGCTGCTCGAAGGAGGAGTGAAATTCAGTCCTCAGCCTTGCGTACCGGGGTAGAAAATATGAGACACAGTACACCAGAATAATGGTTAAAACTGGTTTGCGTTGCGGAAATATTCTCTCTTCCAGTTGAAAATATTCTCTTTTCAGTTCTACATGCGCCGGTGGTCAGGATCCCCTCGCCCATTCACTATCAATTTGTCATTATACAATAATATATGTATCAGGAGAGATGAATGAACGATGTGGGTACTTACCGCGTTTCTCTATGATTTGTTTTCATGTGTATGGTCGCTTAATCAGCAGCACGACGTGCCTGCCTCCCAAGTCGTAATGATCGTAATCTAGGGAGACTCCATCATCAGAAAATACTTCATGTGTCATATACCATCCGGTAGaatgtgaggctgtgtgtgtgtgtgtgtgtgtgtgtgtgtgtgtgtgtgtgggatatagCAAAGACAAGGACGTGGCAGCACTTGTCGGCTGCTGCTGCGGTAGTTGCTAGGTATATATACAGGGTACGAGGCGGGGGTGAGACAGACCCTTGCTCTACCTTACCACCATGTACACGCGCTCAGCCCTGCTGGTCCTTTTGGTCGCTGTAGCGGCTAGTGGGAACATTCCAGACTTCCTAGCCCCTGGCCAGTGTCCTGCCATGGGGAGTTCATGGAAAAGGGCTGACGAAAGGCTCAACTTCAACAAAGTAAGTACTTGTCTGGATTGATAAGCCAACGTGCCATGAGCGAATTAACGTGTCATGAGCGAAATCATTTGCGTTATAGTTACGTTtataatgtggcctttcttagatATGCTCTTTACTGTCACAGCTCAGTGCTATAACTTATATATCAAAATGTATAGTAATAGTTCTATATGAAAGAGGATAAAGAATGTAAGTAAACTTAtctacaagtagtagtagtatgaatcAATAATATTATGATTAAGATACAATTCACGAAATCTCAGCAGGGAATATTCCTTGTCGTCCCTCTTGCTTAGGGtcatgagtatatgtatatgtatattaacaatatacatatacatgtggatTCATCATAGTCTGGGacccggaagagagagagacagcttatAAAAAGCAAACATTGTCCATAACAACATGACATTGCCTGTAGTCGACATAGTTCACATATGCTCTTGAGATGTAATTTGTCTCGAAGGAACAAAGGGGTCATGTGATATAATAACATAGCTACAAATTATGATATGCTACCCTTTGCCAAGGATAATACGGGACATGATCTTGTCTAGTTATTCATTTCATATGCAAACTAATTCAGGTCCTATAGAATTGAATTCTGAAAACCCATTGTTAGTgttatgattataatcataatttcaTAATTATATTCCTTCAATTTTCTATATAGTTTTCATCGTAAGTCTGCAGAAAGAATTCTTTTAAATATATCAACATTAAGTGCTTAAGAAAAGCTAGTATTTGGTGAATGTTAACGGtggatttgcatatatatatatatatatatatatatatatatatatatatatatatatatatatatatatatatatatatatatatatctggccgcCTCAGATATCTTGCTACTGTATTTTGTCTTTGATTCTGAAAACATACATAGAATTCCAGTCTCTTCATAAGAATGACCCCTTAACTAATATGCGAAACAGTTTCCCTCGTTTTCTTCTGTCATTGCCTTCCTTTTGCAAACACATTTCTTGAGCGAAAATGTGACATTATGAAACTGACTCAACTTGCATTCTCCCATTTTCAGTTTTCAGGTCTGTGGTATGAATATGCGGTAACTGGCAACCCATTCCAAACGCTTGCTGAATGTGTCCGTAACGATTATGTGGCTGGTAAGTTTGATCATTTATGTGATTCATGTTACATAACCTTCTTCAGGAGCGATGGTCATACTGACATagttttttcccctctcataatATTTGTTAATATTATCTTTGCTATTACTGAAAGATACAATGTTACTGATCACCTCCTCCTTTATCAAAGACAATCTGAGAAACAGTTGATGATCGTCTGTGTTCACTTGCAGATGGGGATACTCTTCGGTTCACTTCTTATGGCCGCACAGAAGCGGGTCTACCTTATAAGAATATTGGCATCATCCAAACCAACCCCCATGGCGAACCACATTTCAACCTCGACGTTGAAGACTGTAAGTAGATATCTGAGGTCCGCTATATAATCATCATGGCTTATGTCTTACATGTTAGTATTTGCTTTGATACCTGACACAGCGGCGCCCTTCCTCCTTTCATGGTATAGCTATAAAGAAACCGATGATCCTTCTTCTAATGACATAGAGACAGTGctatgtaaagaaaaaagtatcCCTCCCACCCAAGCGATAATGGCATTTAGATGACAAGAGTCACCGGcgatgggtagagagagagagagagagagagagagagagagagagagagagagagagagagagagagagagagagggagaaagcgAGAGATCGTCACCCTTGAAAACTTGAACACCAGGTTTGCACGCGTGTCGAATAGCAAATTTACGACAGTTGCCCGTCGCTGCAAtgtttcttcttattccattaaTTTAAGATCagatcctctacacacacacgcattccaCTGCGCTAAGTACGTGATCATGCCTAAAGGAGGGGCCTTACATGAGGGTAATAGCGTAGTTACTGCTACTATCATTATGCTAACAACCATGTAGAGTGAGTGGAAACTACCCCATTATACATTACTGTTGCAACCAATTTCCTCCATCAAAATATCATGTTCGAGTGAATTGCTTGTCTTTTCGTATTTGCACAGACGGTAGTTTAGATTTTTGCTCTGTGTGTGCTGAGATGTCTGCGTATGTTTGTCTTACTCATATGGAGTGTCTTGGATCATCCTTGTATATAGCTCACCTTACGACGAATACAGGAAAAGCTTTTTCATTGAAATCTTCCGTACGCTGAGCGGAACATCATTTCCTTCCCTCCAGATTTTTCCGTGCCATTCCACGTCGTGGCCACAGACTACAAGAACTTCGCCTGCATCTACTCCTGCCTGGACTTTAGCGCTGGGCTTTACTCCGATGTGGCCGTCATCTTAGGCCGCTACCCATACCTTACCAGCGACTACGTCCGGAAGTGTCACaccgccttcaagtcaatcaacgTTGACGTCTCCCGCTTCACCAAGACCGTGCAAGATTACACGTGTCACTACAATGATAAGAACACATTCTGAGACCCATCCCCCCTTAGTTTCTAGACTTAAGGAGAGACGTCTGCACAAGAATGCATCATTACAATTGTGACGAGATAGACTTGGTAATTCAGCGGTGTGGGAGATGCCGTCGTTTCGCCGACCTTCGAAGTCGTCTTGTCTAAGCGACCATAATAACCTTTTCCGACAATAGACACACCATCAGGACTTGACGTTAATGTAAGGACAATTCATCCTTCTTCTATACAGAACATAATGCAGAGATTCACTGGTTTTATACTTATGAATAATAAATGTATTCTTGTAAAAAAAGAAGTGAATTTTCAATGAACCCCCTTACATCCTTCTGCTGCACGATATGCGAGTGAAATTCTTATAGCTTAATGATTGCAAATTTCAAAACGCTGGAAATCATACCTCTTGATATAGGTATTGTCTGTTATCAAAGCCcaaatgtcctggttcagcctggGTATCAAAAGACAGCATCAAACCACTCTTCAGGATACTACATATGTTAATACTACATGACTGGTAAAACCTCGACAATATAAGCTTTATCTCCTTAAGATATTCTAGCAGCAGCGAAGACAACACCTAAGATACCTACATATTGCACTGATAACGCTCTGGGTCGACATGACTAGATTGAAACAGGATAACTGGTGTTTAGATGTAAACAGATGTAAAGACCAGCGCGAGACGAGCAATATAGAAGTATGGTAAAGAAAAactaagtaataataataataataataataataataataataataataataataataataaagataacaataatgataataaaactgaCTAATATTTCTAATGTGTCGGCATTGGCTTCCTCGACGAGATCAACAACATAatggttggttagttgtttgTGCTTTAGGCCTATATCAACTTCCAAGGTCATGAAGGCCTCcgacgtaagctacatccaccaaccgaaacttCTTTAACACctaattctaattctaattctaagaccacattgCATTCTCACCTATACATTTGGCCCATAATCACAACAATAATGATGGCAAGCCAGCTTATGTAACGCCTGGGGAGGAGGTTCCCTCGCTGGAGTTCTTGAAATGCTCTATCTTGACTGGCTGGATTGGGTTCACTTGCTCCGCCCCTTCTCTGTATGTCCATTCACGCGGTGTTGTCCTTGCCCCTGTTTAACTTAGAACAATCACAATCTACTGTGTATGGCACTCTCAATGCTTCAAACTCGTGTTTATTCTTGGGAGATCAAGGAATAGCAACGATTGGATATGTGACTTAGTCTGAAGACATAAGTTTAACGTAGCAACACGAGAGAGGACGAGCAGAGGTGAAGAACGAGAGCAGGAGATGCCAGTGGACTTGCTTTGGCTACTCATAAAGGAACGCACTGAGACCTGCCCAGGCGGGAAGGTCTCTTCCAGTAGTTGCATAagctcgtgtctctctctctctttttttttttttttccattatgttCATTCAACCTGGAGAAAGCTGCGCCGAAACATCATGGCAAGTAAGACTCCGATTAATCATTTTCCCAAGAAGTATTGTTGCTCTCTTCATACGCCCTCGCAACAAAGGGTTGTTGTTACATACTCTATGAATGCTCTACATACCCATAACCAACCCTCGTATTCTCATATATGTAGATGAATCACATAAGAGCACGCGATTCTGGACTATGATGGTAGCcgtaaggaaaatgaaacacgtagatctgagcgctttcgtgttAATTCCCATCTTCTGGGATACAGACGTATATATGGAAGGTGTCCCATAAACTCACAGGGCAACATTGCTATCATAtatgaaattaaatgtttgagttaGGGCTAACATGTCCAGTGTATGAGAGAAAGCATCTCAAAAtatctttactgtaatataattCATAAACGTGCGCTCCGTGTGTTAAGCAGACAAGAACGTCATGGCGATGATAAATTTCTCGATAGGTTCGTTATAAAACTTTCACACCAGCGGTCCTTATAGCATATACTAGCATCGTGCATTATGTTCTTTAAGTACTCATTGGTGTTCGCTTTACGTAAGGTATACTTGATCTTTTACATAATCCTACAGAAAGATTTCCAAGGAGGTGCAGTTGGTTCCCTTGAAATTTCACTGACCTATGTTGTAAAAGCCGTTACTGATCTCTTAAACCAGAATTTTGATCAAATAACCATCGGGCAGAAAGCAATTTCATTCTACAAAATAAGCTCAAAACGTTGCTTGATTACTTTTAACTACTTATTCAAGTAGTACTGAAGATGAAACATATATCATTGGAAAA from Panulirus ornatus isolate Po-2019 chromosome 58, ASM3632096v1, whole genome shotgun sequence includes these protein-coding regions:
- the LOC139766771 gene encoding crustacyanin-C1 subunit-like, with product MYTRSALLVLLVAVAASGNIPDFLAPGQCPAMGSSWKRADERLNFNKFSGLWYEYAVTGNPFQTLAECVRNDYVADGDTLRFTSYGRTEAGLPYKNIGIIQTNPHGEPHFNLDVEDYFSVPFHVVATDYKNFACIYSCLDFSAGLYSDVAVILGRYPYLTSDYVRKCHTAFKSINVDVSRFTKTVQDYTCHYNDKNTF